From the genome of Pristiophorus japonicus isolate sPriJap1 chromosome 18, sPriJap1.hap1, whole genome shotgun sequence:
tgcactcctcaaattctgccctcttgaacaaccTCATTATAACCGCTCTTCCATCGGTggctgtgcattcagctgcctgggccctaagctctggaactccctccctaaacccctctgcctctatgtGGTGGGTAATGattaagaaagctgcagactgcaggaagatatcaatggaactGGTCAAGTGCACTGAAAAGTGgcaaaatggaattcaattcggagaagtgtgaagtaatacatttggggagggctaacaaggcaagggaatacacaataaatggcaggatactgagaaacgtagaggaacagagagattttggagtgcatgtccacagatccctgaaagtagcatgaTAGGTAGatgaggtagttaagaaggcatatgggatactttcctttattaagagcagggagattatccttgaaatgtataaaacactagttaggccacagctagagtactgcatacagttctgatcacccacattgcaggaaagatataATTTcgctagagacggtacagaggagatttacgaggatgttaccgtgACTATgacgaaagattagataggctgggttttatTCTTTGGAacagggagactgaggggagagttaattgaggtgtatataattgaGGCCTACatcgagtggatagaaaggacctatttcccttcgcagcggtcaataaacagggggcatagatttaaaattaaTTAGTAGAAGGATTGGACAGGAGTTGAGgaaaacctttttcacccagagggtggtggggattgggaactcactgccctctgggtggtagaggcagaaaccctcaacacatttagaaagtacttggatatgcacttgaagtgcacggaccatgagctggaaagtgggattaagctgaatAACTCTTTTTCGGTCAGCACAGACATGGTGAGCTGAAATGGCCCCCTTctctgccgtaaatttctatggttctatgatttaaCAAATGACATATAAATTAGAAATATTATTTAATAGACATGTCAAAAATATCTCTCCAAAATCCCACAATAAGACCACCATTTGGTAGGAAATATCTATCAGGATTTACCTTTTTATGCACTAATTACTTTGGTTCAAATTGTTCAATATAAACCGAGTCAATTCACATTAATTAAGAAACCATTCTTCATGATTAAAGTGCAGCATTTGTGTAGCGCCATTTAACTCTTGGCTGATCAAAGATATTAAGAAGTGATGACAACTGACAACGGTATCAATAAAGATTATTTTATTTGTTACTTCTGCACAGTTGAAGAAGGAATGAGGTAGATTTTACACGGTTTGACTTCATTAGGGTAGAAAATGCCGAACCGCTACAGCCAGTTTCCACCTGACGatgaaagttaaaatctaccccaatgGTTCGTAAGGTAATCATCATAAATTTGGTCCTACACAAGTTATGAAAAAGCTATCAATCAGTGGCTGAGCCCATTACAAAAGTTCTTCAAAATCATAAAGTAATACCCATTTCCCAGTGTGCGATATCATCATTGATATTATTTCCTATCGGCTTCACATATTTTCTGAGTATTTCCCAGCACTGCTGAAATCTTTGTAGTTTCTTCAATCAGTAGCCCCCTCGTCAGTGACTCTAATTTCTCCAGAATGGATCAGAGTTTTGTTAGTCACATCCTTTAAACATTTGCATTAACACTTTATTCTGGTTTCACAACTATGCCCAGGAAGCTTCTAAATGGCACTACTTAATTCTTTCAAGGCTTTGTGCATCGTTCCCAACTTCAGAATTGCTTCAATTTCATTGTGTTTCAGTTTAGTTATCCCGAGAAAATATCTAGCGTATAAACCCCAAAACTATGTGTTTGGGATGAAAACATGTTTCCACTTTTGGCTCTCAGTTTTAGATtagcatcaaacattcccagataaGATTGATAATGTACAAAATAACAGAACCCCAAAATATGCCTTAAAAATCCAACTCCAGAAGATATAGTTCAAAGTAACTCTACCACAATAGAACCCCAACAAAATGTTATACAGATTTTCAAATGCTCCTAAGGCAGCAAATGGCCATTTTAGTGTCGCAGGTAGATTTGTTGATGggtggggtggggtcggggggtggggggggtgctgcGGGCAAAGGGGTTGTTTATGAACAAAATGACAATTAAAGATTGATGACTATTTTGTTTACTGTTGTGGGGGGCGTTGTGGGTGTTGTTTTAATGAGGAAATGTTTATTGTTTTGATTACTGTTTTTTGGGGGGTGTGGTGCGGCAGGATGTTGTGGGTCTTTTGTAATGAAAATTTGTTTACTGTTTTGGGTGTTGTGGGTTTAATGTTTAAAGTCGAATGTTTAATTTTTTCAATCTtgtacatttttaaaaatttgtttcaaatttactttaaaaagaataatttattatttattaatttacttgtcaaaaacatttttcaaaatttataaaattttactgaacttaaatatTGTGCAATGTCTCATTCACTTTTACCAaatgaggggtcaacaatcaatacaagggttgcaaacaatggacaTTTTAAAGTTTAAACTTAACTCTTAACTATTCaagcaaaacgttcatttatgagctgctgatgtaacagttttgctgctgcgtaactaccacagggcttcTCCTACGATGTAGGAGTGGGTGGTATCATGGTTTCATCACCAgactcctcctcatccttcccttcCTCTTCCGCTTCTCCCTCTGCCTCGTCTACTCTGTCCTGAGGGGGTCCTGTAGCCCCTGTGGCATTTCCTGTCCCCTTCTGATTGCCAAGTTATGCAACAATGAACTCCGCAACCTGcaggttgcctccagagtggtccaggcatctgaagcgctgcttcagcactccaattgtcttcaatgatattgcatgtggctatgtggctgttaTTGTAGTACTTTTcggcatctgtctggggcttatggaGGAGGGTCAAGAGCCAGGTAACGAGgccgtatcatagaaacatagaaacatagaaaataggtgcagagtaggccattcggcccttctagcctgcaccgccattcaatgagttcatggctgaacattcaacttcagtaccccattcctgctttctcgccataccccttgatccccctagtagtaaggacctcatctaactcctttttgaatatatttagttaattggcctcaacaactttctgtggtagagaattccacaggttcaccactctctgggtgaagaagttcctccgcatctcggtcctaaatggcttaccccttatccttagactgtgacctctggttctggacttccccaacattgggaacattcttcctgcatctaacctgtctaaccccgtcagaattttaaatgtttctatgaggtcccctctcattcttctgaactccagtgaatacaagcccagttgatccagtctttcttgatagtatcCTTTgtaaccaagcatccagcattgaccatgtagctgactcttaaagagacagtgctctcacgcaagatgtgcacatcatgaatgctccctggaaaattggcatttactgccatgattattggcttgtggtcaacaacgagctgcacattcagggagtggagtccctttcggttccgaaacacctctgcatcctctaaaggtgctcacagcgatgtgcgtgcagtctatagcaccctggaccttagggaagtttgctattctcgagaaacccaaaaccctctcactttgtgccttcctggtcattgggaagtttatgaagtcaaaCCTTTGTGTGTAAAGCGTTTCTTTCACCTGCTgaaagcagcaatgtgtggcgtgctgagagatgcagcaaatgtcaccagctgatgcctgaaaggagcccgatgcatagaatgaaattgctgcagtcaccttaacctcaacgggcagtgctgtcctgatggtgctggtaggctgcaggtctcccttaattagctggcatatctcactgataacctcctttcggaagcgcagccttctaacgcatgcTTTATCGGAAAGgtccaggtatgatcacttatccctgtaaatgcgttgggtataaggtctcctcctcctcagcagtctgccaccactttgggcacataatgctcttcaatacacCTTCTTCCAGCTGTATTCTGCAGCACGTAATTAGTTAACAGTCCTggctgagaaattgcaggccccattcctttaaaaggCCTCTAAACTGTCAAAAATTATTATATTTTCCTTCAACAAGCATTAAATTAAAGCAGTTTACCCTTAAATTATAAGTATTGATTTGAAACACCCCTAAAGTACACCCAAAAATAATTTAAATGCTACCTATAAGTAAAAGCAGCCTTTTCTTCAAATACATccgtttagaaaatggcgtccataccgctgggttacgaTCAGAAAAGTGCAGCTTTTTCAGGCCGGTAGAAAATGCCGGTGGTAATTTGGGCGGTATTTCAGTGAAATGCCGAAATTAGCGCCAGTCGGTATTATGGGCAGTATACATCGATGTGCATGGAAAATCACCTGCAGCTGATGGGAGGGCTGTTCAGTTTACTGCCGGCAGTAATAGGCTGTCAAAATTATCGCCGGCAGTATATGGGCAGTAAATGGTCGCTAGTTTCCTCTAGAAATGAATAATGGGCAGTATTGGACTAAAAACCTAAAAATGGGCGGTAATTTGGATGGAATGTTGCCGCaagtttggccctttgagcctttgTTACATTTAGAACTGAACTCAGTCCAGCTCACAGCTGCTGAGAGTTCTGTCAGCCCTAATGAAGGTGTAAAGGGTGGAATTTCCATGTTCTGTCCCAAATTATGCCCCCCCCGCACCACTCCCCCCTCACCAATTTTTGGCAATACGTCCTCACTAGCCCCAAAATTTCAAGCACTAAGTGACTCAGAACTATTTCCAGATTGAATTAAATTTCTGTATGTAGTTGGACAATACATCTGAAAGAAATATTCCATTAATGATCCACTTCCAGCAATTACTTTTCTTTTCTTCATGGAATTCATATAGTTCCAGACATGTGCTCCATATGTACCCGAGAAGACATTCTCTATATCCTCCTTTTTCCAGGGATCATAATACTTTTTCCAGCTTTGACATATGATTGGATGGAACCGCTTTGCGATCCATAAAGAGGTGCCATTGCATTCCTTCCCAGCGAGGCTGGCTGGGTTATTAGACTTGCACCAACGCTTCAGAACACGGGTTAGCAGTCGAGGGCCTTGTTGACCCCAAATGTGTCCAACATAATGGGCCACAAAATCTTCCATGCAGTCCCACGTAAAATAATGGTGACTGTAACGAAATCCCATTGCTCCATTATTGAAAAATGCTCCTCCTTCTGAACTGATAAAATTGGCAAATGGCAAATGCTTAATTGATATAATGTCGGTATCCAGGTAGATGCCACCGTATTTCCATAGCAGCGCTAACCTGCAGCCGTCAGCCAGCACATGGATCCAATATCTTTCCAAATCTGGATTTACCTGTGGTATAATGGACAGAGTAAAATGTAATCCATCATGATCATTTACACCATATTTAAACATTTCTTCTCCAATCTTTAGGGCTCCTCCTTAACCTAAAGACCATTCTCTGCCAACAAACCCAGTTTGCAGGGGCTCCAGGTATCGTTGGAAACCACTCTATAACCAGGATTGTAAGATAGTGTTTGAATTGGTTTCCTCCCCAATGACCTCTCCCTGCAGAATGATGGGCCTGAAGCTGCACCCTTGCACTACATGGCACAACATACCTAACGTGTTGTTAAGCAAGTCTGGAAAGAAAGAGCTTAGCCATTGAGAGGATGCTGGGAATTGGAAGTAGGACACGTGCCAGCCGAGAACATTCTGCTTCTCCTGTTATTGTTCCCTTCATTAATTGTCAATGACCCATATCATGAAACCTCGCGCCACAACTGAAAATGACCAGTCAGTTCCATTCATTGGAAAAACATTCTAACCTCTCTTCCTCTTTTCCCCTCCGGATGTGGTGCACAGTGAAGAACGAACTGGGTGAGGCAAAGTAAGCAAAGTCGGCAAAACTCTAATAAGCTTGTTTGCCACTTGTAGTGACTTGCCCTCACACACTACCAAAACGCTGGAAtttcttattgttatatatgtaaacctgtaactaccttgtgtaaccaccagagtgctcatcccctggagtcccaagggatcccacaatcccttgggagcacctgtacttaaggaggcctcacaggttggagaggc
Proteins encoded in this window:
- the LOC139229178 gene encoding alpha-1,4-N-acetylglucosaminyltransferase-like, coding for MVSLYKAFLFILTITICGVLYRYWTTDTNLSIQNYLWKISQKEDKVDINLSIPTIKPGIIFVETTDKVEPAPLAVCSVESAARLNPDKSIYYFMKGFSGNLIQYPHPEYAGIPLLSSISNVVLLPLNITELFGDTPLNAWYQKVNPDLERYWIHVLADGCRLALLWKYGGIYLDTDIISIKHLPFANFISSEGGAFFNNGAMGFRYSHHYFTWDCMEDFVAHYVGHIWGQQGPRLLTRVLKRWCKSNNPASLAGKECNGTSLWIAKRFHPIICQSWKKYYDPWKKEDIENVFSGTYGAHVWNYMNSMKKRKVIAGSGSLMEYFFQMYCPTTYRNLIQSGNSSESLSA